One region of Etheostoma spectabile isolate EspeVRDwgs_2016 chromosome 21, UIUC_Espe_1.0, whole genome shotgun sequence genomic DNA includes:
- the tbc1d24 gene encoding TBC1 domain family member 24 isoform X2 codes for MAEEDYGSFVDWNKMGDLAKSSGPTKVDCKDLKEFKQMARQGYWAKNHKLRAQVYQQLIKDIPCRTVTPDAEVYRDIMGNAATKKPSSHIPLPEFVDGSPLPQYCLKAEAVASAHQIIHCIAGQFPDISHCPSLPAITSLLLHFSIDEAQCFEHVSRILACNEPGKRLLDQTFLAYESSCMTFGDLANKYCEAAHKLIVATAQDVLDVYSDWQRWVLGDLPFSHLVRVLDVYLVEGYKVLFRVAIALLKFYRKHKAGAQGNQQQDSGKVRADIQAFITGIASTVTPDKLLEKAFSIRMFSRKEITLLQLTNEKSLQQKGITVKQKRRNVHLALNPDTFSSEIVSAKEMRDIWSWIPERFALCQPQLLFTTSTHGCSLNRFYSHCEGYEPTLLLIRTTDGDVCGAFLSTDWEERKRGGNKLSFFGTGECFVFRLKPEMERYEWVVIRHPELASSIKTEGQEDTASSEGQNSDNNGLQQPERPVGDLSPFLSARHFNLNSKNTSMFMAGNFDSIIVGGGNGNALYIDSELNHGRAGSCATFDNPPLCAESFQVSLLEAWGFQDAMAS; via the exons ATGGCTGAAGAAGACTATGGCAGTTTTGTGGACTGGAACAAGATGGGGGACCTGGCCAAGAGTAGTGGGCCCACCAAGGTAGACTGTAAAGACCTGAAAGAGTTCAAACAGATGGCTCGGCAAGGTTACTGGGCTAAAAACCACAAACTACGGGCCCAAGTCTACCAGCAGCTTATAAAAGACATACCCTGTCGTACAGTGACCCCAGATGCAGAAGTATATCGTGACATTATGGGAAATGCAGCAACTAAGAAGCCCTCTTCCCACATTCCACTTCCAGAGTTTGTGGATGGAAGTCCTCTGCCACAGTACTGCCTGAAGGCAGAGGCAGTAGCCTCAGCCCATCAGATTATCCACTGCATAGCTGGACAGTTTCCAGATATATCCCACTGCCCGTCACTACCAGCTATTACTTCATTGCTCCTGCACTTCAGCATCGACGAAGCTCAATGTTTCGAGCATGTCAGTCGCATATTGGCCTGCAACGAGCCAGGCAAACGACTGCTGGACCAGACTTTCTTGGCATATGAGTCTAGCTGCATGACCTTTGGTGACCTGGCCAACAAGTACTGTGAAGCCGCCCACAAACTGATCGTGGCCACAGCCCAAGATGTGCTTGATGTCTACTCAGACTGGCAGCGCTGGGTGTTGGGTGACCTGCCTTTCAGCCACCTGGTTAGGGTCCTAGACGTCTACCTAGTGGAGGGCTACAAGGTTCTCTTCCGTGTGGCTATAGCCTTGCTCAAGTTCTATCGCAAGCATAAAGCAGGGGCCCAGGGCAACCAGCAGCAGGATTCAGGCAAAGTTAGGGCAGACATTCAAGCTTTCATCACGGGCATTGCCTCCACTGTCACACCCGACAAGTTACTAGAGAAGGCCTTCTCCATCCGTATGTTCAGCCGTAAGGAGATCACCCTGCTGCAGCTCACAAATGAAAAGTCCCTGCAGCAGAAAGGAATCACTGTCAAACAGAAGCG GCGGAACGTGCACCTGGCACTAAACCCGGACACCTTCTCCTCGGAGATTGTCAGTGCCAAGGAGATGCGGGACATCTGGTCTTGGATCCCTGAGCGCTTTGCCCTGTGCCAACCACAACTCCTCTTCACAACCTCCACCCATGGTTGCAGCCTAAACAG ATTTTACTCGCATTGTGAAGGCTACGAACCCACTCTGCTCCTCATTCGGACCACAGATGGAGAT GTATGTGGAGCCTTCCTGTCCACAGACTGGGAGGAGCGCAAGAGAGGAGGCAACAAATTGAGCTTCTTTGGCACAGGGGAGTGCTTTGTCTTCAGG CTGAAGCCAGAGATGGAGCGCTATGAGTGGGTTGTGATCAGACACCCTGAGTTAGCCTCCTCTATCAAGACTGAGGGCCAGGAAGACACCGCCTCCTCTGAGGGACAAAACTCCGACAACAATGGTTTACAACAGCCGGAGAGACCTGTTGGAGACCTGTCGCCCTTCCTCTCTGCACGCCACTTCAACCTCAACTCCAAGAATACTTCCATGTTCATGGCTGGCAACTTTGACTCCATCATAGTGG GGGGAGGTAATGGCAACGCTCTCTACATCGACTCTGAGCTCAACCATGGGCGCGCTGGCAGCTGCGCCACCTTCGACAACCCGCCCCTGTGTGCCGAGAGCTTCCAGGTCTCACTGCTAGAAGCGTGGGGCTTCCAGGACGCCATGGCCTCATAA
- the tbc1d24 gene encoding TBC1 domain family member 24 isoform X1 — translation MAEEDYGSFVDWNKMGDLAKSSGPTKVDCKDLKEFKQMARQGYWAKNHKLRAQVYQQLIKDIPCRTVTPDAEVYRDIMGNAATKKPSSHIPLPEFVDGSPLPQYCLKAEAVASAHQIIHCIAGQFPDISHCPSLPAITSLLLHFSIDEAQCFEHVSRILACNEPGKRLLDQTFLAYESSCMTFGDLANKYCEAAHKLIVATAQDVLDVYSDWQRWVLGDLPFSHLVRVLDVYLVEGYKVLFRVAIALLKFYRKHKAGAQGNQQQDSGKVRADIQAFITGIASTVTPDKLLEKAFSIRMFSRKEITLLQLTNEKSLQQKGITVKQKRPRRNVHLALNPDTFSSEIVSAKEMRDIWSWIPERFALCQPQLLFTTSTHGCSLNRFYSHCEGYEPTLLLIRTTDGDVCGAFLSTDWEERKRGGNKLSFFGTGECFVFRLKPEMERYEWVVIRHPELASSIKTEGQEDTASSEGQNSDNNGLQQPERPVGDLSPFLSARHFNLNSKNTSMFMAGNFDSIIVGGGNGNALYIDSELNHGRAGSCATFDNPPLCAESFQVSLLEAWGFQDAMAS, via the exons ATGGCTGAAGAAGACTATGGCAGTTTTGTGGACTGGAACAAGATGGGGGACCTGGCCAAGAGTAGTGGGCCCACCAAGGTAGACTGTAAAGACCTGAAAGAGTTCAAACAGATGGCTCGGCAAGGTTACTGGGCTAAAAACCACAAACTACGGGCCCAAGTCTACCAGCAGCTTATAAAAGACATACCCTGTCGTACAGTGACCCCAGATGCAGAAGTATATCGTGACATTATGGGAAATGCAGCAACTAAGAAGCCCTCTTCCCACATTCCACTTCCAGAGTTTGTGGATGGAAGTCCTCTGCCACAGTACTGCCTGAAGGCAGAGGCAGTAGCCTCAGCCCATCAGATTATCCACTGCATAGCTGGACAGTTTCCAGATATATCCCACTGCCCGTCACTACCAGCTATTACTTCATTGCTCCTGCACTTCAGCATCGACGAAGCTCAATGTTTCGAGCATGTCAGTCGCATATTGGCCTGCAACGAGCCAGGCAAACGACTGCTGGACCAGACTTTCTTGGCATATGAGTCTAGCTGCATGACCTTTGGTGACCTGGCCAACAAGTACTGTGAAGCCGCCCACAAACTGATCGTGGCCACAGCCCAAGATGTGCTTGATGTCTACTCAGACTGGCAGCGCTGGGTGTTGGGTGACCTGCCTTTCAGCCACCTGGTTAGGGTCCTAGACGTCTACCTAGTGGAGGGCTACAAGGTTCTCTTCCGTGTGGCTATAGCCTTGCTCAAGTTCTATCGCAAGCATAAAGCAGGGGCCCAGGGCAACCAGCAGCAGGATTCAGGCAAAGTTAGGGCAGACATTCAAGCTTTCATCACGGGCATTGCCTCCACTGTCACACCCGACAAGTTACTAGAGAAGGCCTTCTCCATCCGTATGTTCAGCCGTAAGGAGATCACCCTGCTGCAGCTCACAAATGAAAAGTCCCTGCAGCAGAAAGGAATCACTGTCAAACAGAAGCG TCCTAG GCGGAACGTGCACCTGGCACTAAACCCGGACACCTTCTCCTCGGAGATTGTCAGTGCCAAGGAGATGCGGGACATCTGGTCTTGGATCCCTGAGCGCTTTGCCCTGTGCCAACCACAACTCCTCTTCACAACCTCCACCCATGGTTGCAGCCTAAACAG ATTTTACTCGCATTGTGAAGGCTACGAACCCACTCTGCTCCTCATTCGGACCACAGATGGAGAT GTATGTGGAGCCTTCCTGTCCACAGACTGGGAGGAGCGCAAGAGAGGAGGCAACAAATTGAGCTTCTTTGGCACAGGGGAGTGCTTTGTCTTCAGG CTGAAGCCAGAGATGGAGCGCTATGAGTGGGTTGTGATCAGACACCCTGAGTTAGCCTCCTCTATCAAGACTGAGGGCCAGGAAGACACCGCCTCCTCTGAGGGACAAAACTCCGACAACAATGGTTTACAACAGCCGGAGAGACCTGTTGGAGACCTGTCGCCCTTCCTCTCTGCACGCCACTTCAACCTCAACTCCAAGAATACTTCCATGTTCATGGCTGGCAACTTTGACTCCATCATAGTGG GGGGAGGTAATGGCAACGCTCTCTACATCGACTCTGAGCTCAACCATGGGCGCGCTGGCAGCTGCGCCACCTTCGACAACCCGCCCCTGTGTGCCGAGAGCTTCCAGGTCTCACTGCTAGAAGCGTGGGGCTTCCAGGACGCCATGGCCTCATAA